In Desulfovibrio sp. 86, the following proteins share a genomic window:
- a CDS encoding YggT family protein — translation MIILANTMSAVAMILGSLLSLYFWIVIIAAVLTWVRPDPYNPIVRTLRALTEPVFYRVRKWLPFTYTSGMDFSPVVVLLCIELFNRIVVASLAQYALTMQ, via the coding sequence ATGATCATTCTGGCCAATACCATGAGCGCCGTTGCCATGATACTGGGTTCACTGCTGAGCCTGTATTTCTGGATAGTCATTATTGCCGCCGTACTCACCTGGGTGCGGCCGGATCCGTATAATCCCATAGTGCGCACCTTGCGCGCCCTCACGGAACCCGTGTTCTATCGCGTGCGCAAATGGCTGCCCTTTACCTACACCAGCGGCATGGATTTTTCGCCTGTGGTGGTGCTGCTGTGCATTGAGCTTTTCAACCGCATTGTGGTTGCCTCATTGGCGCAGTATGCCCTCACCATGCAATAA
- a CDS encoding DUF465 domain-containing protein — protein MDQHELEILTKYAATDPELKSLWEDHVLYEKQVEKLEGKAFRTPTEEQTLKQLKKQKLEGKTQLMAILDRLKKQD, from the coding sequence ATGGATCAGCATGAACTAGAAATCCTAACTAAGTATGCGGCCACTGATCCGGAGCTGAAATCCCTTTGGGAAGATCACGTGCTCTATGAAAAGCAGGTGGAAAAGCTTGAAGGCAAGGCCTTCCGCACCCCTACTGAAGAACAGACCTTGAAGCAGCTGAAAAAGCAAAAGCTTGAAGGAAAAACCCAGCTCATGGCAATCCTGGATCGTCTGAAAAAACAGGATTAG
- the ilvB gene encoding biosynthetic-type acetolactate synthase large subunit produces the protein MECTGAQILLESLKREGVDVLFGYPGGAVIDIYDELPRHQEIRHVLVRHEQGAVHAADGYARASGKVGACLVTSGPGATNTVTGIATAYSDSIPLVIITGQVPTQLIGNDAFQEVDIVGITRPCTKHNFLVKDINKLALTIRQAFYLARTGRPGPVLVDLPKDIMQARAEFIWPEDVYMRSYNPTYKPNLNQLRRSVEELARAERPVILAGGGVIMSNAAEALTSLARKLQIPVTCSLMGLGAFPATDPLWLGMVGMHGTYAANLAINNADVLVCVGARFDDRVTGKLTGFAPKARIVHIDIDPTSIRKNVEVQVPVVGDCRLALEGMSEICDAKLEGKDWASEHAAWLEAVGEWKKSKPLCYQKNHNIKPQEVIETLYELTNGDAIIATEVGQHQMWVAQFYSFTKPRTLLTSGGLGTMGYGFPASIGAQFAFPDKKVITVAGDGSLQMNIQELGTVVANKLPIKVVILNNRHLGMVRQWQELFYNQNYSSTNMEAQPDFVKLAEAYGAEGYRIEKGEDLRATLEKALASPNPAFIDVMVEREENVYPIVPAGAALDEMLLV, from the coding sequence ATGGAATGTACAGGTGCGCAGATTCTCCTTGAGTCCCTGAAGAGAGAAGGCGTTGACGTGCTGTTCGGGTATCCCGGCGGCGCTGTGATTGACATTTACGACGAACTGCCGCGACATCAGGAAATCCGTCACGTGCTGGTACGACACGAGCAAGGGGCTGTGCACGCGGCTGACGGCTATGCCCGCGCCTCCGGCAAGGTGGGCGCATGCCTGGTAACTTCAGGCCCCGGCGCCACCAACACGGTGACGGGCATCGCCACAGCCTATTCCGACTCCATTCCTCTAGTGATTATTACGGGGCAGGTGCCCACGCAACTGATCGGCAATGACGCCTTTCAGGAAGTGGACATTGTGGGCATCACCCGCCCCTGCACCAAACATAACTTCCTGGTAAAGGACATCAACAAGCTGGCCCTTACCATCCGGCAGGCCTTTTATCTGGCGCGCACGGGCCGCCCCGGGCCCGTGCTCGTCGACCTGCCCAAGGACATCATGCAGGCCAGGGCCGAGTTCATCTGGCCTGAAGACGTCTATATGCGCAGCTACAACCCCACCTACAAGCCCAACCTCAACCAGTTGCGGCGCTCGGTGGAAGAGCTCGCCAGGGCCGAACGTCCAGTGATCCTGGCTGGCGGCGGCGTTATCATGTCCAATGCGGCCGAAGCGCTTACAAGCCTTGCGCGCAAGCTGCAGATCCCGGTGACGTGTTCGCTCATGGGCCTCGGGGCCTTTCCGGCCACAGACCCTCTGTGGCTCGGCATGGTGGGCATGCACGGCACCTATGCCGCCAACCTGGCCATCAACAACGCCGACGTGCTGGTCTGCGTGGGCGCGCGCTTTGACGACCGCGTGACGGGCAAACTGACGGGCTTCGCGCCCAAGGCCCGCATAGTGCACATCGACATAGACCCCACCTCCATTCGCAAGAATGTGGAGGTGCAGGTTCCCGTGGTGGGCGACTGCCGCCTGGCCCTTGAGGGCATGTCCGAGATTTGCGACGCCAAGCTTGAAGGCAAGGACTGGGCCAGCGAGCATGCCGCCTGGCTTGAGGCCGTGGGCGAATGGAAAAAGAGCAAGCCGCTCTGCTACCAGAAAAACCACAACATCAAGCCGCAGGAAGTTATTGAAACCCTGTACGAACTTACCAACGGCGACGCCATCATCGCCACAGAAGTGGGCCAGCACCAGATGTGGGTTGCCCAGTTCTACTCCTTCACCAAACCCCGCACCCTGCTGACCAGCGGCGGCCTCGGCACCATGGGATACGGCTTTCCCGCGTCCATCGGCGCGCAGTTCGCCTTTCCCGACAAAAAGGTCATTACCGTGGCGGGCGACGGCTCGCTGCAGATGAACATTCAGGAACTGGGCACCGTGGTGGCCAACAAGCTGCCCATCAAGGTGGTCATCCTGAACAACCGCCACCTCGGCATGGTTCGCCAGTGGCAGGAACTCTTTTACAACCAGAACTACAGCTCCACCAACATGGAAGCGCAGCCGGACTTTGTGAAGCTGGCCGAAGCCTACGGCGCAGAGGGCTATCGCATAGAAAAGGGCGAAGACCTGCGCGCCACGCTTGAAAAGGCCCTGGCCTCGCCCAATCCGGCCTTTATTGACGTTATGGTGGAGCGTGAGGAAAATGTGTACCCCATCGTGCCCGCCGGTGCGGCGCTCGATGAAATGTTGCTGGTGTAA
- the ilvN gene encoding acetolactate synthase small subunit, producing MSKRHVLSVLVENEPGVLSRVAGLFSGRGFNIHSLNVAPALEEGVSHMTITTEGDSLILEQIMKQLHKIVSVIKVVDFADIAAVEREMMFVKVQAEGPMRGEILRTVEIFRCKVVDVSPNEMTIEATGNQDKLDAIINLLQRFGIKELARTGSVAIRRSKKTD from the coding sequence ATGAGCAAAAGACATGTGCTTTCCGTGCTGGTGGAAAACGAACCCGGCGTCCTTTCCCGCGTGGCGGGGCTGTTCAGCGGGCGCGGCTTTAACATCCACTCGCTCAATGTGGCCCCGGCCCTGGAAGAAGGCGTTTCACACATGACCATCACCACTGAGGGCGACAGCCTGATTTTGGAGCAGATAATGAAACAGCTGCACAAAATCGTCTCTGTCATCAAGGTGGTGGACTTCGCGGATATAGCCGCCGTGGAACGCGAAATGATGTTCGTCAAAGTGCAGGCGGAAGGCCCCATGCGGGGTGAAATTCTGCGCACCGTCGAAATATTCCGCTGTAAGGTGGTGGACGTGAGCCCCAATGAAATGACCATTGAGGCCACCGGCAACCAGGACAAGCTGGACGCCATCATCAACCTGCTGCAGCGGTTTGGCATCAAGGAACTGGCGCGCACAGGCTCTGTGGCCATTCGCCGTTCCAAAAAGACGGACTAG
- the ilvC gene encoding ketol-acid reductoisomerase, protein MKVYYDQDADLNLLKDKTVAIIGYGSQGHAHAQNLRDSGVKVVVGQRPGSANYELAKEHGFTPVSAAEAAAQADLIMILLPDEVQSSVYENDIKPHLTKGKALLFAHGFNIHFCQVQPPKDVDVFLIAPKGPGHLVRRTYTEGGGVPCLVAIHQDATGNALKVALAYAKGIGGARSGVIETSFREETETDLFGEQAVLCGGVSALIKAGFETLVEAGYQPEMAYFECLHEMKLIVDLMYEGGLSRMRYSISNTAEYGDYVSGPRLITEEVKKEMKGVLKDIQSGVFARNFILEARAKYPMFLTTRRNESEHQIETVGKELRSMMSWLKKDKKD, encoded by the coding sequence ATGAAAGTCTATTACGATCAGGATGCCGACCTTAATCTCCTGAAAGATAAGACCGTGGCCATCATCGGCTACGGCAGTCAGGGACACGCCCACGCCCAGAACCTGCGCGATTCCGGCGTCAAGGTTGTGGTGGGACAGCGCCCCGGCAGCGCCAACTACGAACTGGCCAAGGAACATGGCTTCACCCCTGTTTCCGCAGCCGAAGCCGCTGCCCAGGCTGACCTGATTATGATCCTTTTGCCCGACGAAGTGCAGTCATCTGTTTACGAGAACGACATCAAGCCCCACCTGACCAAGGGTAAGGCCCTGTTGTTCGCTCATGGCTTCAACATCCACTTCTGCCAGGTTCAGCCGCCCAAGGATGTGGACGTGTTCCTCATCGCCCCCAAGGGCCCCGGCCATCTGGTGCGCCGCACCTACACCGAAGGCGGCGGCGTGCCCTGCCTTGTGGCCATTCACCAGGACGCCACGGGCAACGCCCTCAAGGTGGCCCTGGCCTATGCCAAGGGCATCGGCGGCGCGCGCTCCGGCGTCATCGAAACCTCCTTCCGTGAAGAAACCGAAACCGACCTTTTCGGCGAACAGGCCGTGCTCTGCGGCGGCGTTTCCGCCCTGATCAAGGCCGGCTTCGAAACCCTGGTGGAAGCCGGATACCAGCCTGAAATGGCGTACTTCGAATGCCTGCACGAAATGAAGCTCATCGTTGACCTCATGTACGAGGGCGGCCTTTCGCGCATGCGCTACTCCATCAGCAATACCGCTGAATACGGCGACTACGTCAGCGGCCCCCGCCTGATCACCGAAGAGGTGAAAAAAGAAATGAAGGGCGTGCTCAAGGATATTCAGAGCGGCGTGTTCGCCCGCAACTTCATCCTTGAGGCCCGCGCCAAGTATCCCATGTTCCTGACCACCCGCCGTAACGAGTCTGAACACCAGATCGAAACCGTGGGCAAGGAACTGCGCAGCATGATGTCCTGGCTCAAGAAGGACAAAAAAGACTAA
- a CDS encoding ubiquinone/menaquinone biosynthesis methyltransferase, giving the protein MAVAGMFGRIVRFYDLLNRVLSLGLDQYWRKVLARNVRLGDTGVVLDLAAGTLDVSLAIRRQHPTALVPALDFCPPMLVQGSRKLKGENARRILPVAADAKRLPLPDASVDCLTIAFGIRNIIPREAAFAEMLRVLRPGGRACILEFGSGRERIWGGLYNLYLNFLLPRVGRLFSKDPAAYGYLADTIRAFPSAVELEKELRKAGFSKAWHQKLTSGIVCLHVGEKAR; this is encoded by the coding sequence GTGGCCGTGGCCGGCATGTTTGGCCGTATTGTACGCTTTTACGACCTGCTGAACCGCGTTCTCAGCCTGGGCCTTGACCAGTACTGGCGCAAGGTGCTGGCCCGCAACGTTCGCCTGGGCGATACGGGCGTTGTGCTGGATCTGGCCGCTGGCACGCTGGATGTTTCCCTGGCCATACGCCGCCAGCACCCCACGGCCCTCGTGCCCGCGCTGGATTTCTGCCCGCCCATGCTGGTGCAGGGCAGCCGCAAGCTCAAGGGAGAAAACGCCCGGCGCATCCTGCCTGTGGCGGCTGACGCCAAGCGCCTGCCCCTGCCCGACGCTTCGGTGGATTGCCTGACCATAGCCTTTGGCATCCGCAACATCATCCCGCGCGAAGCGGCCTTTGCCGAAATGCTGCGCGTGCTGCGCCCCGGCGGACGGGCCTGCATTCTTGAATTCGGCTCCGGGCGGGAGCGCATCTGGGGCGGGCTGTACAACCTGTACCTGAATTTTCTGCTGCCCCGCGTTGGCCGCCTGTTTTCCAAAGACCCTGCGGCCTACGGCTACCTGGCCGACACCATCCGCGCCTTTCCTTCGGCTGTCGAGCTGGAAAAGGAGCTGCGCAAGGCCGGGTTTTCCAAAGCGTGGCACCAGAAGCTCACGTCGGGCATCGTATGCCTGCATGTGGGAGAAAAGGCGCGCTAG
- a CDS encoding DUF2065 domain-containing protein has product MDFNIGLFLRALGLAIVLEGLCWTLFPGGMRRALLQLLPLPESRLRVVGLAALALGLLLVRLAT; this is encoded by the coding sequence ATGGACTTTAATATTGGACTCTTTTTACGCGCCCTGGGTCTTGCCATTGTGCTCGAGGGCCTGTGCTGGACCTTGTTTCCCGGCGGCATGCGCCGCGCTTTGCTGCAATTGCTGCCTTTGCCCGAAAGCCGCCTGCGCGTGGTGGGACTGGCGGCTCTGGCTCTGGGCCTGCTGCTTGTACGGCTTGCCACGTAG
- a CDS encoding nucleotide sugar dehydrogenase: MVTFEALQQGKETLAVVGLGYVGLPLAVALSRHMKVLGFDISAQRVKELQDGHDRTREVDDGKLQAADVRYTCDPAELKQAAVIIVAVPTPIDGHRSPDLTPVVGASKTVGQNMSRGCVVVYESTVYPGLTEEICVPILERESGLAFGKDFTIGYSPERINPGDKVHTLETITKVVSGSDGPTADLLVKVYGSVVTAGIHRASSIKVAEAAKVIENTQRDLNIALMNELAIIFGRLGIDTLEVLEAAGSKWNFLPFRPGLVGGHCIGVDPYYLTYKAEELGYHPEVILAGRRINDNMGKYVAECTVKRLIKSGRVISGARVGIFGFTFKENVPDLRNTRVVDVIRELEDYGVQVLVSDAEADPAEALHEYGQILLPQKDLRNLDAVILAVGHSAYKALTPEAIKSLFAQPDKAVVLDVKSFFDPAAMSGAGIDYWRL; the protein is encoded by the coding sequence ATGGTGACATTCGAGGCTCTGCAGCAAGGCAAGGAAACGCTGGCCGTGGTTGGCCTGGGCTATGTGGGGCTGCCCCTGGCCGTTGCCCTTTCGCGCCACATGAAGGTGCTGGGATTTGACATCAGCGCCCAGCGCGTCAAGGAACTGCAGGACGGTCATGACCGCACCCGCGAGGTGGACGATGGCAAACTGCAGGCCGCCGACGTGCGCTACACCTGCGACCCCGCCGAACTCAAGCAGGCTGCCGTCATCATTGTGGCCGTGCCCACGCCCATTGACGGCCACCGCTCCCCTGACCTCACCCCCGTGGTAGGCGCCAGCAAAACCGTTGGCCAGAACATGAGCAGGGGCTGCGTCGTGGTGTACGAGTCCACCGTCTACCCCGGCCTTACCGAAGAAATCTGCGTGCCCATCCTTGAGCGCGAATCCGGGCTTGCCTTTGGCAAGGACTTCACCATCGGCTATTCGCCGGAACGCATCAATCCCGGCGACAAGGTGCATACCCTCGAAACCATCACCAAGGTCGTTTCCGGCTCCGACGGCCCCACCGCCGACCTGCTGGTCAAGGTGTACGGCTCCGTCGTCACGGCGGGCATTCACCGCGCCTCCAGCATCAAGGTGGCCGAGGCCGCCAAGGTTATCGAAAACACCCAGCGCGACCTCAATATCGCCCTCATGAACGAGCTTGCCATCATCTTCGGCCGCCTGGGCATCGACACCCTTGAAGTGCTGGAAGCCGCAGGCAGCAAGTGGAACTTCCTGCCCTTCCGTCCCGGCCTCGTGGGCGGACACTGCATCGGCGTGGACCCCTACTACCTCACCTACAAGGCCGAGGAACTGGGCTATCACCCCGAAGTCATACTGGCGGGCCGCCGCATCAACGACAATATGGGCAAATACGTGGCCGAATGCACGGTCAAGCGCCTTATCAAGAGCGGCCGCGTCATCAGCGGCGCGCGCGTGGGCATCTTTGGCTTCACCTTCAAGGAAAACGTGCCCGACCTGCGCAACACCCGCGTGGTGGACGTCATCCGTGAGCTTGAAGACTACGGGGTGCAGGTGCTGGTCAGCGACGCCGAGGCCGATCCCGCCGAAGCCCTGCACGAATACGGCCAGATTCTGCTGCCGCAGAAAGACCTGCGCAATCTGGACGCCGTGATCCTGGCCGTGGGGCACAGCGCCTACAAGGCCCTGACCCCCGAAGCAATCAAGAGTCTCTTTGCCCAGCCGGACAAGGCCGTGGTGCTGGACGTGAAAAGCTTCTTCGACCCCGCCGCCATGAGCGGCGCGGGCATAGACTACTGGAGGCTGTGA
- the mqnB gene encoding futalosine hydrolase, translating to MSRVSLLVCAATGPELAGLLPDFAPPLTADAKSGSAAAAQSGGNSAAAAPTDWPEMQLWPVRLKAVSALCCITGIGPINAALAMGHVLSRAEAEGTPVSAVLNAGLAGAFDLEVRPLLSHCLVREEIWPEYGLHDGQSVTAGAFGFPQWQPPQGEAVRDRLTLSGVEALAPFGGKCAKDALSDCRSLTVAGVSASFARAADLRSRYQADLENMEGFAVAYACARQGIPCVEVRSVSNKVGPRAREEKDFPGALRALAQVLPALNLI from the coding sequence GTGAGCCGCGTGAGCCTGCTTGTCTGCGCCGCCACCGGCCCGGAACTGGCGGGCCTTTTGCCGGACTTTGCGCCGCCTCTGACGGCTGACGCCAAATCCGGCAGCGCAGCTGCCGCCCAATCTGGAGGGAACAGCGCAGCTGCCGCCCCCACGGACTGGCCCGAAATGCAACTGTGGCCGGTACGGCTCAAGGCAGTGAGCGCCCTGTGCTGCATCACGGGCATCGGCCCCATCAACGCGGCCCTGGCCATGGGCCATGTCCTGAGCCGCGCAGAAGCGGAAGGCACCCCCGTAAGCGCGGTGCTGAACGCGGGTCTGGCAGGCGCATTTGACCTTGAAGTGCGGCCCCTGCTTTCGCACTGCCTTGTTCGGGAAGAAATCTGGCCCGAATACGGCCTGCATGACGGCCAAAGCGTCACAGCCGGGGCCTTTGGCTTTCCGCAGTGGCAGCCCCCGCAGGGCGAAGCCGTGCGCGACCGTCTGACGCTGTCCGGCGTGGAGGCTCTGGCCCCCTTTGGCGGCAAATGCGCCAAAGACGCTCTGTCTGACTGCCGTTCGCTCACCGTGGCGGGCGTCAGCGCCAGTTTTGCCAGAGCGGCGGATCTGCGGAGCAGGTATCAGGCCGATCTTGAAAATATGGAAGGCTTTGCCGTGGCATATGCCTGCGCACGCCAGGGGATTCCCTGTGTGGAAGTACGCAGCGTGTCCAACAAGGTGGGGCCGCGCGCCAGGGAAGAAAAAGATTTTCCCGGCGCCCTGCGCGCACTGGCACAGGTGCTGCCCGCCCTTAACCTCATCTGA
- a CDS encoding polyprenyl synthetase family protein, translated as MIQLKARLALELPAINRALDKAVDTLPEPVRPITRHIFQAGGKRLRPLLTVLTARLLGNGNEDIVDLAVTLEMLHAATLLHDDVLDNAVSRRGKPAAHTLYNVSSVILAGDALLAGANALVAQRGDPRLSRCFSEATSRTAAGEILEIAAQGRVDTSADQYEEMVRGKTAWLIRAACEMGALAAGADVAAVAAAATYGENLGMAFQMVDDALDFAPESATGKPTGGDVREGKLTPPLRLYRESLNAADRKSFDAAFSSLSMTEADAEAIALRIREAGFDAAVRKQADTFLDAARRALDSLPDKPERKVMYYMADYVRDRKK; from the coding sequence ATGATTCAACTCAAAGCACGCCTCGCCCTGGAACTGCCAGCCATCAACCGCGCTCTGGACAAGGCCGTGGACACATTGCCCGAACCCGTCCGCCCCATAACCCGCCATATTTTTCAGGCTGGCGGCAAGCGTTTGCGGCCCCTGCTCACCGTGCTCACGGCGCGATTGCTGGGCAACGGCAATGAAGATATCGTGGATTTGGCCGTCACCCTTGAAATGCTGCACGCCGCCACCCTGCTGCACGACGATGTGCTGGACAATGCCGTAAGCCGCCGGGGCAAACCTGCGGCCCACACGCTCTACAACGTCTCCAGCGTCATTCTGGCGGGCGACGCCTTGCTTGCCGGGGCCAACGCCCTGGTGGCCCAACGAGGCGACCCGCGCCTTTCGCGCTGTTTTTCCGAGGCCACAAGCCGCACGGCGGCGGGCGAGATTCTCGAAATCGCGGCCCAGGGCCGGGTGGACACCAGCGCCGATCAGTATGAGGAAATGGTGCGCGGCAAGACGGCATGGCTTATCCGCGCCGCCTGTGAGATGGGCGCGCTGGCTGCCGGGGCCGATGTTGCCGCCGTGGCCGCTGCCGCCACCTATGGCGAAAACCTGGGCATGGCCTTTCAGATGGTGGACGACGCGCTGGACTTCGCCCCAGAAAGCGCCACGGGCAAGCCCACGGGCGGCGACGTGCGCGAGGGCAAGCTGACCCCGCCCCTGCGCCTCTACCGCGAAAGCCTGAACGCGGCCGACCGCAAGAGCTTTGACGCGGCCTTTAGCAGCCTGAGCATGACCGAGGCCGACGCCGAGGCCATTGCCCTGCGCATACGCGAAGCGGGTTTTGACGCCGCCGTGCGCAAACAGGCCGACACATTTCTTGACGCGGCAAGGCGTGCTCTTGACAGCCTGCCCGACAAGCCGGAGCGCAAGGTCATGTACTACATGGCCGACTATGTGCGCGACAGAAAGAAATAA